Proteins encoded together in one Streptomyces umbrinus window:
- a CDS encoding NAD(P)-binding domain-containing protein — protein sequence MNNTGAQAGAVREIDVVVIGAGQAGLSSAYHLRRTGFEPERDFVVLDHAPRAGGAWQFRWRSLTYGKVHGMHALPGMELTDADPARPSSEVIAEYFDTYERTFDLRVRRPVDVKAVREGDGGRLLVETSDGTWTTRALINATGTWDRPFWPRYPGQETFRGRQLHTAQYPGPEEFAGQRVVVVGGGASGTQHLLEIAPYAAGTTWVTRRPPVFREGPFTEDVGREVVALVEERVRQGLPPKSVVSVTGLPLNDAIRQGIEDGVLDRLPMFDRITPDGVEWDDGRRVAADVILWATGFRAAIDHLAPLRLREPGGGIRVEGTRAVADPRIHLVGYGPSASTIGANRAGRSAVRDIRRLPAVAPDTAPRAATKVAPVG from the coding sequence GTGAACAACACCGGAGCGCAGGCGGGGGCAGTGCGGGAAATCGATGTCGTCGTGATCGGCGCCGGGCAGGCCGGACTGTCCAGCGCCTATCACCTGCGGCGCACGGGCTTCGAGCCGGAGCGGGACTTCGTGGTCCTGGACCACGCTCCGCGGGCGGGCGGGGCGTGGCAGTTCCGGTGGCGGTCCCTCACGTACGGCAAGGTGCACGGCATGCACGCCCTGCCGGGCATGGAGCTGACGGACGCGGATCCGGCGCGGCCGTCCTCCGAGGTCATCGCGGAGTACTTCGACACCTACGAGCGCACCTTCGATCTGCGGGTGCGGCGGCCGGTCGACGTGAAGGCCGTGCGCGAGGGCGATGGAGGCCGGCTGCTCGTCGAGACCTCCGACGGTACGTGGACGACGCGGGCGCTGATCAACGCGACGGGCACCTGGGACCGGCCGTTCTGGCCGCGCTACCCGGGGCAGGAGACCTTCCGGGGGCGGCAGTTGCACACGGCCCAGTACCCGGGTCCCGAGGAGTTCGCCGGCCAGCGGGTCGTCGTGGTCGGCGGGGGCGCGTCCGGCACGCAGCATCTGCTGGAGATAGCGCCGTACGCGGCCGGGACCACCTGGGTGACGCGGCGGCCGCCGGTGTTCCGCGAGGGTCCGTTCACCGAGGACGTGGGCCGGGAAGTGGTCGCGCTGGTGGAGGAGCGGGTCCGTCAGGGGCTGCCGCCGAAGAGTGTCGTGTCGGTGACCGGGCTGCCGCTCAACGACGCGATCCGGCAGGGCATCGAGGACGGTGTCCTGGACCGGCTGCCGATGTTCGACCGGATCACTCCGGACGGCGTGGAGTGGGACGACGGGCGTCGCGTGGCCGCCGACGTCATTCTGTGGGCGACCGGTTTCCGCGCCGCGATCGACCATCTGGCACCACTGCGGCTGCGTGAGCCCGGCGGCGGCATCCGTGTCGAGGGGACCCGCGCGGTCGCCGATCCGCGGATCCATCTGGTCGGGTACGGGCCGTCGGCCAGCACGATAGGAGCCAACCGCGCCGGGCGCTCGGCGGTGCGGGACATCAGGCGGCTGCCGGCGGTCGCCCCGGACACCGCCCCGAGGGCTGCGACGAAGGTTGCGCCGGTGGGATGA
- a CDS encoding cation:dicarboxylate symporter family transporter, with protein MPPSVPSPRRVARILRTSLFAQVACALVLGIVVGRLWPDTATTFQPLGDGFVRLIKTVISPLVFCVVVVGIAKAGNLKAFGRIGLKALIWFEIASTAALLIGLIAANVFAPGSGMNVDPSKLDASAVDDKTAGGALPSTTEFVLNALPQSAVGAFAENSLLQVLVLACLTGAALLHLGHTKVPAILPAIEQAQEIIFAIVGFVMKLAPLAVFGAMVHLVGEYGLGVMKTYGKLIVLCYAVAVLFLVLLAVALKLVTGLSLWKFVRYTRAELLLALGTASSETVMPRMMQKLRQAGARDDAVGLVLPTGYSFNLDGASIYLSIGTLFIAQAVGVDLSLSQQVTVILVLMLTSKGMAGIPGSAFLALSATASSLGAIPAGAVALLLGVDRIMDSMRVVTNLLGNCVAVFAVSRWEGALDMDRAKKMLDGEIAFVEEDVTPAGSDPTAEVPSQTAKTAKTAQTAPADAPDAGEEPADTAEDPAGPKASLAKEPAGEVS; from the coding sequence GTGCCGCCGTCTGTACCGTCCCCGCGACGCGTCGCACGCATCTTGCGTACCTCACTGTTCGCGCAGGTCGCCTGCGCGCTCGTACTCGGAATCGTCGTCGGAAGGTTGTGGCCGGACACGGCCACGACCTTCCAGCCGCTCGGCGACGGCTTCGTGCGCCTCATCAAGACGGTGATCTCGCCGCTCGTGTTCTGCGTGGTCGTCGTCGGCATCGCCAAGGCCGGCAACCTGAAGGCCTTCGGACGGATCGGCCTCAAGGCCCTGATCTGGTTCGAGATAGCCTCCACGGCCGCGCTGCTCATCGGCCTGATCGCCGCCAACGTCTTCGCCCCCGGGTCGGGCATGAACGTCGACCCGTCGAAGCTCGACGCCTCGGCGGTCGACGACAAGACCGCCGGTGGCGCGCTGCCGTCGACCACCGAGTTCGTCCTCAACGCGCTGCCGCAGAGCGCGGTCGGCGCCTTCGCCGAGAATTCACTGCTGCAGGTCCTGGTGCTGGCCTGCCTCACGGGTGCTGCGCTGCTCCACCTCGGCCACACCAAGGTGCCCGCGATCCTGCCCGCCATCGAGCAGGCGCAGGAGATCATCTTCGCGATCGTCGGCTTCGTCATGAAGCTGGCCCCGCTCGCCGTCTTCGGCGCGATGGTCCACCTGGTGGGGGAGTACGGCCTCGGGGTCATGAAGACGTACGGCAAGCTCATCGTTCTCTGCTACGCCGTGGCGGTGCTCTTCCTCGTGCTGCTCGCGGTCGCGTTGAAGCTGGTCACCGGGCTGAGCCTGTGGAAGTTCGTCCGCTACACGCGCGCGGAGTTGCTGCTCGCGCTCGGCACCGCGTCCAGCGAGACGGTCATGCCGCGCATGATGCAGAAGCTGCGGCAGGCGGGTGCCCGTGACGACGCGGTGGGTCTGGTGCTGCCGACGGGATACTCCTTCAACCTCGACGGCGCCTCGATCTATCTCTCCATCGGCACGCTGTTCATCGCGCAGGCCGTGGGTGTCGACCTCAGCCTGAGCCAGCAGGTCACCGTGATCCTGGTGCTCATGCTGACCAGCAAGGGAATGGCCGGCATCCCCGGTTCGGCCTTCCTCGCCCTGTCGGCGACCGCCTCCTCGCTCGGCGCCATCCCCGCCGGGGCCGTCGCCCTGCTGCTCGGCGTCGACCGCATCATGGACTCGATGCGCGTCGTCACCAACCTGCTCGGCAACTGCGTCGCCGTCTTCGCGGTCTCCCGCTGGGAGGGCGCCCTGGACATGGACCGGGCGAAGAAGATGCTCGACGGCGAGATCGCCTTCGTGGAGGAGGACGTGACGCCCGCCGGCAGCGACCCGACGGCGGAAGTGCCCTCGCAGACCGCCAAGACCGCCAAGACCGCCCAGACCGCGCCGGCGGACGCTCCGGACGCGGGCGAGGAGCCTGCGGACACGGCGGAGGATCCCGCGGGGCCCAAGGCCTCGTTGGCCAAGGAGCCTGCGGGCGAGGTGAGTTGA
- a CDS encoding MarR family winged helix-turn-helix transcriptional regulator — MDTPDADGLLAEQLLRLTRRVHRIQKRQLEKRGLGITPAQSRLLRTLAHYGSPPRMADLAERLEVVPRAVTTLVDGLEASGKVRRVPDPTNRRVIRIELTDDGRGALRELRAARRTAAEDILAPLSDDQRKVLGGLLDTLVDGMGAVEAPKRDC, encoded by the coding sequence ATGGACACCCCCGACGCCGACGGTCTGCTCGCCGAGCAGCTGCTGCGGTTGACCCGCCGTGTGCACCGCATCCAGAAGCGTCAGCTGGAGAAGCGCGGGCTCGGCATCACTCCGGCCCAGTCCCGGCTCCTGCGCACCCTCGCGCACTACGGCTCGCCGCCGCGCATGGCCGACCTGGCCGAGCGGCTGGAGGTGGTGCCCCGGGCCGTGACGACGCTGGTCGACGGTCTGGAGGCGAGCGGCAAGGTGCGTCGCGTACCGGACCCCACCAACCGCCGGGTGATCCGCATCGAGCTCACGGACGACGGCCGCGGGGCCCTGCGCGAGCTGCGCGCCGCGCGGCGGACCGCGGCGGAGGACATCCTGGCACCGCTCTCGGACGACCAGCGCAAGGTCCTTGGGGGGCTGCTGGACACGCTGGTGGACGGAATGGGCGCGGTGGAGGCGCCCAAGCGCGACTGCTGA
- a CDS encoding peptide-N4-asparagine amidase has translation MRRRIIMSMLAGVTLVAGALLGAAPAQSADVPAEFGADWHDPVTAAPPVTRPDTKSCDVTVAEAQFRDFTPYKGTYAPPRGCGDRWNKVVLRLDGKVKGRQFDRLGYLHIGGVEVFRTSTPQPSPDGIEWSVEKDVTRYSDTLREDQDVEMLIGNVVDDTYTGIIDVKVTLTFYAGEPAATINAGETAVKTPDRVLTLQDGTLTTPRNSERIVAEVYATGSGGGCEEYWYLTVPDVAPYSCKAGDGPYREVQVKVDGRLAGIAAPFPTVWTGGWSNPFLWYVIPGPRAFDIKPVEYDLTPFAGLLNDGRPHRIDVSVVGVPEGQAGWSTPVNVLVWQDAKSKHVTGKLTAHRAGDLDNSSAYTPGSEHRLDTEAGHRLTVAGYVDTSHGRVKTTVDRRLANTSVHRWTDGENTDALKGTWTDDETVTVDGRGPAKSTRTHRTYTMDGTTTLGAGDRLRTVLSLGDRAAVEETRGGRRTAWSRLDDSYAGDATYTANVPRDQRHAVGTTSERYRLYGTGGCHDRTLVTVQGTLTEDRAAC, from the coding sequence ATGAGAAGACGGATCATCATGTCCATGCTCGCCGGGGTGACCCTCGTGGCGGGAGCCCTCCTCGGGGCGGCCCCGGCGCAATCGGCCGACGTGCCTGCCGAGTTCGGCGCCGACTGGCACGACCCGGTCACCGCCGCCCCACCGGTCACCCGACCGGACACCAAGTCCTGCGACGTCACCGTCGCCGAGGCACAGTTCCGCGACTTCACGCCCTACAAGGGCACGTACGCACCCCCGCGCGGCTGCGGCGACCGCTGGAACAAGGTTGTCCTGCGCCTCGACGGCAAGGTCAAGGGACGGCAGTTCGACCGGCTCGGCTATCTGCACATCGGCGGAGTCGAGGTCTTCCGTACGTCCACGCCGCAGCCCTCGCCCGACGGCATCGAGTGGTCGGTGGAGAAGGACGTCACGCGCTACAGCGACACGTTGCGCGAGGACCAGGATGTCGAGATGCTCATCGGGAACGTCGTCGACGACACCTACACGGGCATCATCGACGTCAAGGTCACACTCACCTTCTACGCGGGCGAGCCCGCCGCCACGATCAACGCGGGCGAGACCGCCGTGAAGACCCCCGACCGCGTCCTCACCCTCCAGGACGGCACCCTCACCACGCCCCGGAACAGTGAACGCATCGTCGCCGAGGTATACGCCACAGGGTCGGGCGGCGGCTGCGAGGAGTACTGGTATCTGACGGTGCCCGACGTCGCGCCGTACTCCTGCAAGGCCGGCGACGGCCCCTACCGCGAGGTGCAGGTCAAGGTCGACGGCCGGCTCGCGGGCATCGCGGCGCCGTTCCCGACCGTCTGGACCGGAGGCTGGTCCAACCCCTTCCTCTGGTACGTGATTCCGGGCCCGCGCGCCTTCGACATCAAGCCCGTCGAGTACGACCTGACACCGTTCGCCGGGCTCCTCAACGACGGCCGACCGCACCGGATCGACGTCTCCGTAGTGGGCGTTCCCGAGGGGCAGGCCGGCTGGAGCACCCCGGTGAACGTCCTCGTCTGGCAGGACGCGAAGAGCAAGCACGTCACCGGGAAGCTCACCGCGCACAGGGCGGGAGACCTCGACAACTCCTCTGCGTACACGCCGGGTTCGGAGCACCGTCTCGACACAGAGGCCGGGCATCGGCTGACCGTGGCCGGGTACGTCGACACCTCGCACGGCCGCGTGAAGACCACCGTCGATCGCAGGCTGGCCAACACCTCCGTGCACCGCTGGACCGACGGCGAGAACACCGACGCGCTGAAGGGGACCTGGACCGACGACGAGACGGTCACCGTGGACGGTCGCGGGCCCGCCAAGTCGACCCGGACGCACCGCACCTACACCATGGACGGCACCACGACACTCGGCGCGGGCGACCGGCTGCGGACGGTGCTGTCGCTGGGGGACCGGGCCGCGGTCGAGGAGACGCGAGGCGGCCGGCGCACGGCGTGGTCCCGGCTCGACGACAGTTACGCGGGTGACGCCACGTATACGGCGAACGTGCCGCGCGACCAGCGGCACGCGGTCGGTACGACCAGTGAGCGCTACCGGTTGTACGGAACGGGCGGTTGTCACGACCGGACGCTGGTGACCGTGCAGGGGACGCTCACCGAGGACCGCGCGGCCTGCTGA
- a CDS encoding ABC transporter ATP-binding protein, translating to MPRDDINWTPPPVEDGQPRQVRRILKLFRPYRGRLAVVGLLVGAASLVSVATPFLLKEILDTAIPQGRTGLLSLLALGMILSAVLGGVFGVLQTLISTTVGQRVMHDLRTAVYGRLQRMSLAFFTRTRTGEVQSRIANDIGGMQATVTSTATSLVSNLTSVIATIVAMVALDWRLTVVSLLLLPAFVWISRRVGNERKKITTERQKQMAAMAATVTESLSVSGILLGRTMGRSDSLTRSFADESEGLVDLEVRSNMAGRWRMAVIGIVMAAMPAVIYWTAGMALQFGGPAISIGTLVAFVSLQQGLFRPTVSLLSTGVQIQTSLALFQRIFEYLDLPIDITEPEDPIHLDQVKGDVRFEGVEFRYDDKSGPVLDGIDITVPAGGSLAVVGATGAGKSTLSYLVPRLYDVTGGRVTLDGVDVRDLDFDTLARGIGVVSQETYLFHATVAENLRFAKPDATDEQLYEAAKAAQIHDHIASLPDGYDTVVGERGHRFSGGEKQRLAIARTILRDPPVLILDEATSALDTRTERAVQEAIDALSANRTTLTIAHRLSTIRGADQIVVLDGGRPAERGTHEELLEREGRYAALVRRDAQLEPTR from the coding sequence ATGCCCCGCGACGACATCAACTGGACACCGCCACCTGTCGAGGACGGACAGCCCCGGCAGGTGCGCCGCATTCTCAAGCTCTTCCGTCCCTACCGCGGCCGACTGGCCGTAGTAGGCCTCCTCGTGGGCGCCGCGTCCCTGGTCTCGGTCGCCACGCCCTTCCTGCTCAAGGAGATCCTCGACACCGCGATCCCGCAGGGCCGCACCGGCCTGCTGAGCCTGCTCGCGCTCGGCATGATTCTCAGTGCCGTCCTCGGCGGTGTCTTCGGAGTCCTGCAGACCCTCATCTCCACGACGGTCGGCCAGCGCGTCATGCACGACCTGCGCACCGCCGTCTACGGCCGGCTGCAGCGCATGTCGCTCGCCTTCTTCACCAGGACCCGCACCGGCGAGGTCCAGTCGCGCATCGCGAACGACATCGGCGGTATGCAGGCCACGGTCACCTCGACCGCCACCTCGCTCGTCTCGAACCTCACCAGCGTCATCGCCACGATCGTCGCGATGGTCGCCCTGGACTGGCGGCTGACCGTCGTCTCGCTGCTCCTGCTGCCGGCGTTCGTGTGGATCAGCCGCCGCGTCGGCAACGAACGCAAGAAGATCACCACCGAGCGCCAGAAGCAGATGGCCGCCATGGCCGCCACCGTCACCGAGTCGCTCTCCGTCAGCGGCATCCTGCTCGGCCGCACGATGGGCCGCTCGGACTCGCTCACCCGCTCCTTCGCCGACGAGTCCGAGGGCCTCGTCGACCTGGAGGTCCGGTCGAACATGGCGGGCCGCTGGCGGATGGCCGTCATCGGGATCGTCATGGCCGCCATGCCGGCCGTCATCTACTGGACCGCGGGCATGGCCCTCCAGTTCGGCGGACCCGCCATCTCCATCGGCACGCTCGTCGCCTTCGTCTCGCTCCAGCAGGGCCTCTTCCGGCCGACCGTGAGTCTGCTGTCCACCGGCGTCCAGATCCAGACCTCGCTCGCCCTGTTCCAGCGCATCTTCGAGTACCTCGACCTGCCCATCGACATCACCGAGCCCGAGGATCCGATCCACCTCGACCAGGTCAAGGGAGACGTGCGCTTCGAGGGCGTGGAGTTCCGCTACGACGACAAGAGCGGCCCCGTCCTCGACGGCATCGACATCACCGTGCCCGCCGGCGGCAGCCTCGCCGTCGTCGGCGCCACCGGCGCGGGCAAGTCCACGCTCAGCTACCTGGTGCCGCGTCTGTACGACGTCACGGGCGGCCGTGTCACGCTCGACGGGGTGGACGTGCGCGACCTCGACTTCGACACCCTCGCCCGCGGGATCGGCGTCGTCTCCCAGGAGACGTACCTCTTCCACGCCACGGTCGCCGAGAACCTGCGGTTCGCCAAGCCGGACGCCACCGACGAGCAGCTGTACGAGGCCGCGAAGGCCGCGCAGATCCACGACCACATCGCGTCGCTGCCCGACGGGTACGACACGGTGGTGGGGGAGCGCGGACACCGGTTCTCCGGCGGCGAGAAGCAGCGCCTGGCCATCGCCCGGACGATTCTGAGGGACCCGCCGGTCCTGATCCTCGACGAGGCGACCAGCGCCCTGGACACCCGCACCGAGCGAGCCGTTCAGGAGGCCATCGACGCCCTGTCGGCCAACCGGACCACCCTCACCATCGCGCACCGGCTGTCCACCATTCGGGGCGCCGACCAGATCGTGGTCCTGGACGGTGGCCGACCGGCGGAACGGGGCACGCACGAGGAGCTGTTGGAGCGCGAGGGCCGCTACGCCGCACTGGTCCGCAGAGACGCCCAACTGGAGCCAACAAGATGA
- the mltG gene encoding endolytic transglycosylase MltG has translation MQIYTPPSRPRRTIRLTSRGRTALIVTGAVVAATAVAVPLLSTDEKKEPLALVVPEGWRAGQVYEAVDKVLALPGGTTKKSLEKANLKLPNDASGNPEGYLFPATYPIDKKSTPVSLLTYMVDTANKRFGGGTVTAGAERNAMNVYQTVTVASMVQAEAATKKDMGRVARVIYNRLDRGMPLQMDSTINYALNRNTLRTSENDTRLNSPYNTYVRMGLPPSPIANPGEEAMRAAVAPPQGDWLYFVTVKPGDTRFTADYEEHRRNVAEFNRTNKSASPKSG, from the coding sequence ATGCAGATCTACACGCCGCCCAGTCGGCCACGGAGAACGATTCGACTGACGAGCCGGGGCCGGACCGCCCTCATCGTGACCGGCGCCGTCGTGGCGGCCACCGCCGTGGCGGTGCCGCTGCTGAGCACGGACGAGAAGAAGGAGCCGCTCGCCCTGGTGGTCCCGGAGGGCTGGCGCGCCGGCCAGGTCTACGAGGCCGTCGACAAGGTCCTCGCCCTGCCCGGGGGCACCACGAAGAAGTCCCTGGAGAAGGCGAACCTCAAGCTTCCGAACGACGCGAGCGGCAACCCCGAGGGGTATCTGTTCCCGGCCACGTATCCCATCGACAAGAAGTCGACCCCGGTGTCCCTGCTGACGTACATGGTCGATACGGCGAACAAGAGGTTCGGCGGCGGGACGGTCACGGCCGGGGCCGAGCGGAACGCGATGAACGTCTATCAGACCGTCACCGTGGCGAGCATGGTCCAGGCCGAGGCGGCCACCAAGAAGGACATGGGCAGGGTGGCCCGCGTGATCTACAACCGGCTCGACCGGGGCATGCCGCTGCAGATGGACTCCACGATCAACTACGCGCTGAACCGCAACACCCTCCGCACCAGTGAGAACGACACGCGGCTCAACAGCCCGTACAACACGTACGTGCGGATGGGGCTGCCGCCGTCGCCTATCGCCAACCCCGGTGAGGAGGCGATGCGTGCCGCGGTCGCTCCGCCGCAGGGCGACTGGCTCTACTTCGTCACCGTCAAGCCCGGTGACACACGTTTCACCGCCGACTACGAGGAGCACCGGAGGAACGTCGCGGAGTTCAACCGCACCAACAAGAGCGCGTCGCCGAAGTCCGGCTGA
- a CDS encoding LLM class flavin-dependent oxidoreductase has translation MTVHLHWFLPTGGDGRTLVDRHAYAANPVDRTRPVSGVRPPDIEYLAQIAKAAEQLGFEAVLTPTGTWCEDAWLTTVALAQHTERLKFLVAFRPGVISPTLAAQMAATYQRITRGRLLLNVVTGGDSTEQRRFGDRLGHDQRYARTDEFLSVVRGVWSGQPYDFDGAHYQVEGGLTALPPDPLPEIFFGGSSAAAGPVAARHADVYLTWGEPPAQVKEKIDWIRSLAEREGRTVRFGIRLHTISRDSSAEAWRTAGRLLDDLDPESIAAAQAALGRSESVGQQRMLALHGGSSDRLEISPNLWAGVGLVRGGAGTALVGSHAEVADRIEEYHALGVEHFVLSGYPHLEEAYWFGEGVIPELAVRGLLSRVPASGAPILVAGGR, from the coding sequence ATGACCGTACATCTGCACTGGTTCCTGCCGACGGGCGGCGACGGCCGCACCCTCGTGGACCGGCACGCCTACGCGGCCAACCCCGTCGACCGCACCCGGCCGGTCAGTGGGGTGCGCCCGCCCGACATCGAGTATCTGGCCCAAATCGCCAAGGCGGCTGAGCAGTTGGGCTTCGAGGCGGTGCTCACACCTACCGGTACGTGGTGCGAGGACGCCTGGCTGACGACGGTGGCGCTGGCCCAGCACACCGAGCGGCTGAAGTTCCTGGTCGCGTTCCGGCCCGGAGTCATCTCGCCGACGCTCGCCGCTCAGATGGCTGCCACATACCAGCGCATCACCCGGGGCCGGCTGCTCCTGAACGTCGTCACCGGCGGCGACTCCACCGAGCAGCGCCGCTTCGGCGACCGACTCGGCCACGACCAGCGGTACGCGCGCACGGACGAGTTCCTGTCCGTCGTGCGCGGGGTGTGGAGCGGGCAGCCGTACGACTTCGACGGGGCGCACTACCAGGTCGAGGGCGGGCTGACCGCGCTGCCACCGGATCCGCTGCCGGAGATCTTCTTCGGCGGTTCCTCGGCGGCCGCGGGGCCGGTCGCGGCGCGGCACGCGGATGTGTATCTGACCTGGGGCGAGCCGCCGGCGCAGGTCAAGGAGAAGATCGACTGGATCCGCTCGCTCGCCGAGCGCGAGGGGCGTACGGTCCGCTTCGGCATCCGGCTGCACACGATCTCGCGGGACTCGTCGGCCGAGGCGTGGCGGACGGCGGGTCGTCTGCTCGACGACCTCGACCCGGAGTCCATCGCCGCCGCGCAGGCGGCGCTCGGCCGCAGCGAGTCCGTCGGCCAGCAGCGCATGCTCGCGCTGCACGGCGGTTCGTCCGACCGGCTGGAGATCTCCCCGAATCTGTGGGCGGGCGTGGGTCTCGTGCGTGGTGGCGCCGGTACGGCGCTCGTCGGCAGCCATGCCGAGGTCGCCGACCGGATCGAGGAGTACCACGCGTTGGGCGTCGAGCACTTCGTGCTGTCCGGGTATCCGCATCTGGAGGAGGCGTACTGGTTCGGGGAGGGGGTCATTCCCGAGCTGGCCGTGCGGGGGCTGTTGTCGCGTGTTCCTGCCTCCGGGGCGCCGATTCTGGTCGCCGGCGGTCGCTGA
- a CDS encoding Gfo/Idh/MocA family protein, translated as MHDEHATPEPDENPKGYSRRSVLRTAGAAGAGLGIGALAGGGTAHAAEPGAAAEAAPGAAAEAESAMPAAKGRTMIGVPFEGRGTVRVGIIGLGNRGNGMIDLFLALDGVRVVALCDPVKDKTASAAAKVVAAGQPAPATYTKGDHDFVGLCERGDLDFVYVATPWDWHFEMAKTAMLSGKHVGVECPIAMRLDQLWELVDLSERTRRHCMQLENCCYGRNEMRVLRMAHAGKFGRLLHGAGAYNHDLRGLMFDPDYYEGPWRRLWHTRLRGDLYPNHGFGPVANYMDVNRGDRVTHVSSFGTPSLGLAEYRAANMPPGDPSWKETYIESDRTISLVQTAKGRVIRLEHDVSTPHPYSRINSLGGTKGVFEDYPERIYLEPDHTDDAWGDFGAYADWDHWLWKEHSNPPGGHGGMDYIMLFRLMQCMRLGLVPDFDVYDAATWTAPVPLSHASIKAHGAPQAIPDFTRGLWKKERSGVDSEKPQG; from the coding sequence ATGCACGACGAGCACGCGACACCGGAACCTGACGAGAACCCCAAGGGCTACTCCCGACGCTCGGTCCTGCGCACTGCCGGAGCCGCCGGAGCGGGTCTGGGGATCGGCGCGCTCGCGGGTGGGGGCACGGCTCACGCGGCCGAGCCCGGGGCGGCGGCGGAGGCCGCACCCGGGGCCGCGGCGGAAGCCGAGTCCGCCATGCCCGCCGCGAAGGGCAGAACCATGATCGGCGTGCCCTTCGAGGGGCGCGGCACGGTACGGGTGGGGATCATCGGGCTCGGCAACCGTGGCAACGGCATGATCGACCTGTTCCTCGCCCTCGACGGAGTCCGCGTCGTCGCGCTGTGCGACCCGGTCAAGGACAAGACCGCGAGCGCCGCGGCCAAAGTGGTGGCCGCGGGACAGCCCGCCCCGGCGACGTACACGAAGGGCGATCACGACTTCGTCGGTCTGTGCGAGCGCGGCGACCTCGACTTCGTGTACGTGGCGACGCCCTGGGACTGGCACTTCGAGATGGCGAAGACGGCGATGCTCAGCGGCAAGCACGTCGGCGTGGAGTGTCCGATCGCGATGCGCCTCGACCAGCTCTGGGAGCTGGTCGACCTCTCCGAGCGCACCCGCAGACACTGCATGCAGCTGGAGAACTGCTGCTACGGCAGGAACGAGATGCGGGTCCTGCGCATGGCGCACGCCGGGAAGTTCGGCCGGCTGCTGCACGGCGCGGGCGCCTACAACCACGATCTGCGGGGCCTGATGTTCGACCCGGACTACTACGAGGGCCCCTGGCGGCGGCTCTGGCACACCCGGCTGCGCGGCGACCTCTACCCGAACCACGGTTTCGGGCCCGTCGCCAACTACATGGACGTCAATCGCGGTGACCGTGTCACCCACGTCTCCAGCTTCGGCACGCCCTCGCTCGGACTGGCCGAGTACCGCGCCGCGAACATGCCGCCGGGCGACCCGAGCTGGAAGGAGACGTACATCGAGAGCGACCGGACCATCAGCCTCGTACAGACGGCGAAAGGGCGGGTGATCCGGCTCGAACACGATGTGTCGACGCCACATCCCTACTCGCGGATCAACAGTCTCGGCGGCACGAAGGGTGTCTTCGAGGACTACCCGGAGCGGATTTACCTAGAGCCCGACCACACAGATGACGCCTGGGGCGACTTCGGGGCGTACGCCGACTGGGATCACTGGCTGTGGAAGGAGCACTCCAACCCTCCCGGCGGACACGGCGGGATGGACTACATCATGCTGTTCCGGCTGATGCAGTGCATGCGGCTCGGGCTCGTACCGGACTTCGACGTGTACGACGCCGCCACCTGGACCGCGCCGGTGCCGCTGAGCCATGCCTCGATCAAGGCGCACGGGGCACCGCAGGCGATCCCGGACTTCACGCGCGGACTGTGGAAGAAGGAGCGGTCGGGGGTGGACTCGGAGAAGCCGCAGGGGTGA